The genomic region GTGGGCGCGGCCATGGCCGCTGAGCTGGGCTGCGCGGACCTGGACTGCCTGCGCAAGCTGCCGGTGGACAAGCTGTTCCCGCTGATGCGGATGTTCCAGAGCTACGCCTACGGCGGCGAGGTGCTGCCCGAGTTGCCTGCCGCGGCACTGCGCGCGGGCAAGGCCCAGCCGGTGCCGATGGTCACCGGGATCACCAGGGACGAGCACCGCACCTTCGTCGGCCTGTTCCGCGCCGAGCTGAGCGCGGCGGAGTACCCGAAGCTGGTGGCGGAAGCCTTTGGCGCCAAGGCGGACCGGATCCTGCGCGAGTACCCGCTGAGCCAGTTCGAGTCACCGGCGCTGGCCTGGTCCGAGGTGCTCACCGACGGGCTGTGGGCGACCGCCGCGTTCGAGCAGGCCGAGCTGGGCGCCCAGCGTGGGAAGACCTTCGCCTACTCCTTCGCCGACCGGGAGGCGCCGAGCTACCTGCCGTTCCCGCAATCGTTGCCGCCAGGCGCTTTCCACGCCGCGGACACCCCGTACCTGTTCCCGGACAAGGGTTTCCGGGACAAGGCCAAGCCGGGCCAGCGGGAGCTGTCGGAGCGGATGCTCAAGTACTGGGCCAACTTCGCCCGCACCGGCGACCCGAACGGGCCCGGGCTGCCCAAGTGGGATGAGTTCGGCCCGGCGAAGTACGTGCAGGCGCTGGCACCGGGAGAGGCCACCCGGCAGGTGGACTTCCCGGCGCAGCACCGGCTGGAGTTCTGGCGCGGACTGCGCTGAGGCCGTGGCTCAGCCGGGCAGGCCGGACGCCCGCCAGGCGCCCGGTCCCGGCCGCAGCGACGGCCGGTGCAGCCGGGCCGGATCGCCCCACGCCGAACGCGGCGCGGGCTCCGGCTCGGCGCTGGGCGCGCTCGCCAGCCCCGCCACCACCGCGGTCAGCGCGGCCAGCTCGGCCTCGTCCGGGGTGCCCCGGACCACGCGCAACAGCGGGCGTTCGCTCATGCCTGCCTCCTCGGCCGGGCTCACAGCGGGATGTTCCCGTGCTTCTTCGGCGGCAGGGTCTCCCGCTTGTCCCGCAACAGGTTCAGCGCGCGGGCCACGTAGCCGCGGGTGTAGGAGGGCGGGATCACCGAGTCCACGTAACCGCGTTCGGCGGCCACGTACGGGTTGCACAGGGTGTCCTCGTACTCCTGCTGGAGCTGGGCGCGCAGGGCGTCCACGTCCTCGCCGCGCTCGGCCGCCTGGGCCAGGGTCTTGCGGTGCACGATGTTCGCCGCGCCCTGCGCGCCCATCACCGCGATCTGCGCGGTGGGCCAGGCCAGGTTCACGTCCGCGCCCAGGTGCTTGGAGCCCATCACGTCGTAGGCGCCGCCGTAGGCCTTGCGGGTGATCACGGTGACCAGTGGCACGGTGGCCTCGGCGTAGGCGTAGATCAGCTTGGCGCCGCGCCGGATGATGCCGTTCCACTCCTGGTCGGTGCCCGGCAGGAAGCCCGGCACGTCCACGAAGGTCAGCACCGGCAGGTTGAACGCGTCGCAGGTGCGCACGAACCGGGCGGCCTTCTCACTGGCGTCGATGTCCAGGCAGCCGGCGAACTGGGTCGGCTGGTTGGCCACCACGCCCACGCTCTGCCCGTCCACCCGGCCGAAGCCGATCAGGATGTTCGGCGCGAACAGCGGCTGCACCTCGAGGAACTCGCCGTCGTCGAGGACCCTGGTGAGCACCTCGTGCATGTCGTAGGGCTGGTTCGCCGAGTCCGGGATGAGCGTGTCCAGCTCCCGGTCCTCCTCGGTCAGCGAGTCGGCGATGGAAGCCTCGGTGAGGCCGGGACCCGGGTAGGCCGGGGCCTCGGACAGGTTGTTCGAGGGCAGGTAGGACAGCAGCGCCTTGACGTAGGAGATCGCGTCCTGCTCGTCGCTGCCCAGGTAGTGCGCGTTGCCGGACTTGGTGTTGTGCGTGCGCCCGCCGCCCAGGTCCTCGAAGCCGACGTCCTCACCGGTGACGGTCTTGATCACGTCCGGGCCGGTGATGAACATGTGCGAGGTCTGGTCCACCATCACGGTGAAGTCGGTCAGCGCGGGGGAGTACACGTGCCCGCCCGCGGCCGCGCCCATGATCAGCGAGATCTGCGGGATCACGCCGGAGGCCAGCGTGTTGCGCCGGAAGATCTCGCCGTAGAGCCCGAGCGAGACCACACCCTCCTGGATCCGCGCGCCGCCACCCTCGTTGATGCCCACGATCGGCCGCCCGGTCTTGAGCGCCAGGTCCATCACCTTGACGATCTTCTCGCCGTAGACCTCGCCCAGCGAGCCGCCGAAGACGGTCACGTCCTGGCTGAACACGCAGAC from Crossiella sp. CA-258035 harbors:
- a CDS encoding acyl-CoA carboxylase subunit beta — translated: MSSATAPMGQPLESAPAEPDIHTTAGKLADLYRRNEDAVHAGSARAVERQHAKGKMTARERIDLLLDPGSFVELDELARHRSTNFGQEKNRPYGDGVVTGYGTVDGRPVCVFSQDVTVFGGSLGEVYGEKIVKVMDLALKTGRPIVGINEGGGARIQEGVVSLGLYGEIFRRNTLASGVIPQISLIMGAAAGGHVYSPALTDFTVMVDQTSHMFITGPDVIKTVTGEDVGFEDLGGGRTHNTKSGNAHYLGSDEQDAISYVKALLSYLPSNNLSEAPAYPGPGLTEASIADSLTEEDRELDTLIPDSANQPYDMHEVLTRVLDDGEFLEVQPLFAPNILIGFGRVDGQSVGVVANQPTQFAGCLDIDASEKAARFVRTCDAFNLPVLTFVDVPGFLPGTDQEWNGIIRRGAKLIYAYAEATVPLVTVITRKAYGGAYDVMGSKHLGADVNLAWPTAQIAVMGAQGAANIVHRKTLAQAAERGEDVDALRAQLQQEYEDTLCNPYVAAERGYVDSVIPPSYTRGYVARALNLLRDKRETLPPKKHGNIPL
- a CDS encoding acyl-CoA carboxylase subunit epsilon — translated: MSERPLLRVVRGTPDEAELAALTAVVAGLASAPSAEPEPAPRSAWGDPARLHRPSLRPGPGAWRASGLPG